The following coding sequences lie in one Aspergillus puulaauensis MK2 DNA, chromosome 3, nearly complete sequence genomic window:
- a CDS encoding MFS transporter (COG:G;~EggNog:ENOG410Q1FC;~InterPro:IPR020846,IPR011701,IPR036259;~PFAM:PF07690;~TransMembrane:12 (i150-171o177-197i218-235o247-268i275-295o307-327i383-408o420-441i462-484o490-512i519-544o556-578i);~go_function: GO:0022857 - transmembrane transporter activity [Evidence IEA];~go_process: GO:0055085 - transmembrane transport [Evidence IEA]) has translation MPRSMSAKSAEKQQGETDDQQERQSQYEEKADEAGRPSSSGSLGSSSGSSSSVDYDPQFRRLQSRNTEVDLERQRTSASQALSRIETQRLQHSMTVGEDIKSRPSTLPLPPFGGGKPYPPPLPNRDDFVVEFDGPDDPLYPQNWPLKKKIYTSAILAYTSLCSTFDSAIFSASSSNVATYFGVGLEVAVLSSTMYIMGYATGPLIWAPLSELNGRRPGIIIGMFGFAIFNTAVAVSKDIQTLMICRFFSGVFGSAPLAVVAAVFSEIYSNRTRGAAISCFSATVFLGPLLAPFIGGFINMSYLGWRWTAYIPAFMGYAAFIMNLLFLKESYPPVVLVAKAAELRRRTKNWGIHAKQEEIEVDFRELMVKNFSRPLRLLFGEPLILAVTIYLSFIYGLLYCFLTAYTVVFQGVYGMNPGVGGLPLFGLVVGLLFATAFIIYSSKGYNRKLDANGGVPVPEWRCPPVILGGVLFAAGLFWFGWTGFTSSVPWIVPTLSGLFTGFGLLVIFIQLFNYLIDTYIMFAASAIAANTFCRSFVAASFPLFSRQMFENMGVQWASTLLGCVAACLVPIPVAFYFYGDRLRMKSKFAPYSGNSAEAHAPEGEAEAETAENH, from the exons ATGCCGCGCAGCATGAGCGCCAAGAGCGCCGAGAAGCAGCAGGGCGAGACTGATGACCAACAAGAACGACAATCACAGTATGAAGAAAAGGCCGACGAGGCTGGGaggccctcttcctcaggcAGTCTGGGTTCGTCATCGGGCTCCAGCAGCTCTGTCGATTATGACCCCCAGTTTCGCCGCCTGCAGTCGCGCAATACCGAAGTGGATCTGGAGCGCCAGAGAACCAGCGCATCACAGGCCCTGAGTCGCATTGAAACACAGCGCCTGCAGCATTCTATGACGGTTGGTGAGGACATCAAGTCACGGCCCTCCACGCTTCCACTGCCCCCATTTGGCGGGGGGAAGCCCTATCCGCCACCGCTGCCAAACCGCGATGATTTTGTCGTGGAATTCGATGGACCAGACGATCCTTTGTACCCTCAGAACTggccgctgaagaagaa AATCTATACCAGCGCGATTCTGGCATATACCAGTCTCTGCTCGACCTTTGACTCCGCCATTTTCAGCGCATCATCTTCAAACGTTGCGACCTATTTCGGCGTGGGGCTCGAGGTTGCTGTCCTGTCGAGCACCATGTACATCATGGGTTATGCCACCGGCCCCTTAATCTGGGCTCCTCTCTCTGAACTCAACGGCCGTCGTCCCGGCATCATCATTGGCATGTTTGGATTTGCCATATTTAACACGGCAGTGGCCGTTTCCAAGGATATCCAAACCCTGATGATCTGTCGCTTCTTCAGCGGTGTTTTCGGCAGTGCGCCTCTTGCAGTCGTCGCTGCTGTGTTCTCCGAAATCTACAGCAATCGCACCCGCGGCGCTGCCATTTCCTGCTTCTCTGCTACCGTCTTCTTGGGTCCTCTGCTGGCCCCGTTCATCGGTGGGTTCATTAACATGTCCTATCTCGGATGGCGCTGGACGGCCTATATCCCGGCATTCATGGGATATGCCGCCTTCATCATGAACCTGCTCTTCCTTAAGGAGTCATACCCACCTGTTGTTCTTGTGGCAAAGGCCGCTGAACTGCGGCGTCGTACCAAGAACTGGGGAATCCATGCTAAGCAGGAAGAGATCGAGGTTGATTTCAGAGAGTTGATGGTGAAGAACTTCTCTCGCCCGCTGCGCCTGCTCTTTGGTGAGCCGCTAATTCTAGCTGTGACGATATACCTCAGTTTTATCTACGGGCTTCTCTATTGTTTCCTGACCGCATATACCGTTGTTTTCCAAGGGGTGTATGGCATGAATCCTGGCGTTGGCGGCCTGCCCTTGTTCGGTCTGGTGGTTGGCTTGCTCTTTGCTACTGCATTCATCATTTATTCCAGCAAAGGGTACAACAGAAAGCTAGATGCGAACGGCGGTGTTCCTGTCCCCGAGTGGCGTTGCCCTCCTGTGATACTCGGCGGGGTACTCTTCGCTGCTGGGCTTTTCTGGTTTGGGTGGACTGGATTCACGTCCTCTGTTCCCTGGATCGTGCCGACGTTGAGTGGTCTCTTCACTGGATTCGGGCTGTTGGTCATCTTCATTCAGCTGTTCAACTACCTGATCGATACTTATATCATGTT TGCCGCCTCTGCCATTGCTGCAAACACCTTCTGTCGGTCTTTTGTTGCTGCAAGTTTCCCGCTGTTCTCGCGCCAGATGTTCGAGAACATGGGCGTGCAATGGGCCTCGACTCTGCTTGGCTGTGTTGCCGCCTGCCTTGTTCCGATTCCAGTCGCATTCTACTTCTATGGCGACAGACTCAGAATGAAGAGTAAATTCGCTCCTTATTCTGGGAATTCCGCCGAAGCACATGCGCcagagggagaggcagaggcagaaaCAGCTGAAAATCACTGA
- a CDS encoding uncharacterized protein (InterPro:IPR002076;~PFAM:PF01151;~TransMembrane:6 (o12-31i43-60o122-140i152-174o186-204i216-232o);~go_component: GO:0016021 - integral component of membrane [Evidence IEA]): MAVLTTLPEVLAFSIFLLLAWTAVDVYVIKYGPIAAARSLTKVHNWFYAAVSLVMLVQILNNDDTQDSFTIRYIFHLSKFYESLDILLVCASGSQISGPLAFHHFTTPYLTYLRYARHHGGWRPFAALNNLHHLLVYTFFARGKEASVLLRSVLPCTGILQLIVSVWVDVMYGLDKYYDEGGSEPWWPNLGALALVGGYFVLFFQGFGFRVGQKMVLFGGVLGVFVILRALIERGQSIAA, translated from the coding sequence ATGGCAGTCCTGACAACTCTCCCAGAGGTCCTTGCATTCTCTATCTTCTTGCTACTGGCATGGACTGCAGTTGATGTCTATGTGATCAAGTATGGCCCTATCGCCGCCGCTAGGTCCCTGACCAAAGTCCACAACTGGTTCTATGCTGCAGTCTCCCTTGTTATGTTGGTTCAAATCCTAAATAACGATGATACCCAAGACAGCTTTACCATCCGCTACATCTTCCACCTTTCCAAGTTCTACGAAtccctcgacatcctccttgTCTGCGCCTCGGGGAGTCAGATCAGCGGCCCACTCGCCTTCCACCACTTCACCACGCCCTACCTGACCTACCTGCGATACGCGAGGCACCACGGCGGATGGCGCCCCTTTGCTGCTCTGAACAacctccaccacctgctTGTGTACACATTCTTCGCCCGCGGTAAAGAAGCAAGTGTACTTCTGAGATCTGTTTTGCCATGCACAGGCATTTTGCAGCTGATTGTGAGTGTTTGGGTTGATGTGATGTATGGGCTGGACAAGTACTACGACGAGGGTGGGTCGGAGCCATGGTGGCCGAACCTGGGTGCATTGGCTCTTGTTGGAGGCTATTTTGTGCTGTTCTTCCAGGGGTTTGGCTTTCGGGTTGGGCAGAAGATGGTTCTGTTTGGGGGTGTTTTGGGGGTGTTTGTGATATTAAGGGCGTTGATAGAGCGTGGACAGAGCATTGCTGCCTGA
- a CDS encoding fumarylacetoacetate hydrolase family protein (COG:Q;~EggNog:ENOG410PU9T;~InterPro:IPR011234,IPR036663;~PFAM:PF01557;~go_function: GO:0003824 - catalytic activity [Evidence IEA]), with amino-acid sequence MAPTWTRLIRFIAEEDGQAHIGQVDARQFPDVGLSVVKGERIAVRLIQGSIFDGVVTEKQLHVARLLAPIEMQDVPIIRCMGLNYRDHAREANMPIPDVPVLFVKPRTAINGPYPAKINVPKIAQDGSSDYEAELSVILSKTGRDIPESEAMNYVLGYTCSNDVSARTQQFKNSQWSFSKGLDGSCPLGPVLVAPSEVDPHQLDIKAIHNGAVVQDSNTREMIFDIPKTIAFLSQGTTLEKGTVIMTGTGPGIGAMRSPKVVLQDGDDMRVEIKGIGTLCNQVYYE; translated from the exons ATGGCCCCAACTTGGACGCGACTTATCCGGTTCATtgccgaggaagacggaCAGGCGCATATTGGCCAAGTCGATGCGCGCCAATTCCCAGATGTCGGACTGTCTGTTGTCAAAGGGGAGCGAATTGCGGTTCGATTGATCCAGGGGTCCATCTTCGACGGAGTTGTTACTGAGAAGCAATTGCACGTTGCCCGG CTTCTAGCCCCAATTGAAATGCAAGACGTCCCAATCATTCGATGCATGGGCCTCAACTATCGCGACCACGCGCGAGAAGCCAACATGCCCATCCCCGACGTGCCGGTGCTGTTTGTCAAGCCGCGAACAGCAATTAATGGCCCATACCCAGCAAAGATCAACGTGCCCAAGATCGCGCAGGATGGCTCGAGCGACTACGAGGCGGAGCTGTCAGTTATCCTGTCCAAGACAGGCCGTGACATCCCCGAGTCCGAAGCCATGAACTACGTGTTGGGCTATACGTGCAGCAACGACGTGAGCGCGCGCACGCAGCAGTTTAAAAATAGCCAATGGAGCTTTTCGAAGG GACTCGATGGCTCGTGTCCGCTGGGCCCAGTGCTGGTGGCTCCCTCAGAAGTCGATCCGCATCAGTTGGATATCAAGGCCATTCACAACGGGGCAGTTGTTCAGGATTCAAACACACG AGAAATGATCTTCGACATCCCCAAGACGATCGCGTTTCTGTCGCAGGGGACAACGCTGGAGAAGGGGACCGTCATTATGACCGGGACTGGGCCAGGAATTGGGGCAATGCGCAGCCCAAAGGTGGTTTTGCaggacggcgacgacatgAGGGTTGAGATTAAGGGCATTGGCACGCTGTGCAACCAAGTGTACTACGAGTAG
- a CDS encoding fungal specific transcription factor domain-containing protein (COG:S;~EggNog:ENOG410PMJ8;~InterPro:IPR007219;~PFAM:PF04082;~TransMembrane:1 (o150-170i);~go_function: GO:0003677 - DNA binding [Evidence IEA];~go_function: GO:0008270 - zinc ion binding [Evidence IEA];~go_process: GO:0006351 - transcription, DNA-templated [Evidence IEA]), translating into MQTCTYPPGPLKPGPKIGSLRQRKRSRAALDDGPEPATAASYRERNESPSLQADAAGDGILLSSVAEAKALDLSFILHPAHAASPPDNQDLGSRKDSSGDIHTRSAIKQACSTLGVDLKEAEQLLTAYFDNMVAINLFHEPTFSDKLSRISSPALVVALLAAMFTFAVRFRPGEEDINQRATRFLKLALQHIDKALDECGDNTPPLCLLQASILAAHCQLTQGVLGRAWRALGMCVRLAYEMNLHLVDSQSHGDTGDSVHVEKWCDDEEKRRAWWAIWEMDVFATTIRRTPTGLDWSQIEILLPVDDEAWFQRKPQPSCFFEQDPMRRWKGLDSCNNQSPKAWFIVINSLMKEAQRISSPRGIPSQSRSDHIDDASHRLEVIANAVRCFQLALPGHLKYNHQHLTFDARVPGQATSSRQMHSSIYNIHIMTQLARLMIYRYDVFRGRFRVALPTHESERNSRDNSHTAKEDDQSSVKEYFDAADSILAIINRSSDDHVRHINPFLSSTIWLASAVQLMRSQLCRPGALKSAMKSRYEVLNLTYKKCSRFWDIHTAVQQNLETLEEQLEACKQGSQTPAPSGNPHSSRRHESRVSPGVAASRGQNTVTGNRPNSATAFTPTQTASNTEFAALPSPPQSHIMPQDELQADKAGDANSASMLDFMPLQGMDSQPMPSQFISATLVDPMFLFGTNSPSLDFNRLWEMEPFEYETPQLDTEYMPAV; encoded by the exons ATGCAGACATGCACATACCCCCCGGGGCCCTTGAAGCCTGGGCCCAAGATCGGCTCGCTGCGGCAGAGAAAACGTTCGCGTGCCGCCCTCGACGACGGGCCCGAGCCTGCGACTGCTGCATCATATCGGGAGCGCAATGAGAGCCCAAGTCTCCAAGCTGATGCCGCTGGTGATGGCATATTATTGTCGTCTGTTGCCGAGGCGAAGGCACTTGATCTCTCATTTATCCTGCACCCTGCCCACGCGGCATCTCCGCCAGATAACCAAGACCTAGGGTCGCGAAAGGATTCATCAGGCGATATTCATACTAGAAGTGCTATCAAGCAAGCATGCAGCACCCTGGGCGTCGATCTGAAGGAGGCCGAGCAATT ATTGACAGCATATTTCGACAACATGGTAGCCATTAACCTCTTCCACGAGCCCACCTTCTCAGATAAACTCTCTCGAATCTCGTCTCCGGCCCTGGTGGTTGCCCTGCTGGCGGCCATGTTCACTTTTGCCGTCCGTTTTCGtccaggcgaggaggacatcAACCAGCGAGCGACGCGGTTCCTGAAATTAGCATTGCAGCATATAGACAAGGCACTCGACGAGTGCGGCGACAATACTCCGCCATTATGCCTGCTCCAGGCGTCCATTCTAGCCGCCCACTGCCAATTGACCCAAGGGGTTCTCGGTAGGGCATGGCGCGCGCTTGGGATGTGCGTTCGGCTGGCATACGAGATGAACCTTCATTTAGTGGACTCGCAAAGCCATGGGGATACCGGTGACTCTGTGCACGTAGAGAAATGGtgtgacgatgaagagaaacGCCGTGCGTGGTGGGCGATATGGGAAATGGATGTCTTTGCAACTACCATCCGACGAACACCCACAGGCTTAGACTGGTCGCAGATAGAGATCTTGCTACcggttgatgatgaggccTGGTTTCAGCGAAAGCCACAGCCGAGCTGCTTTTTCGAACAGGATCCTATGCGTCGTTGGAAGGGCCTCGACAGCTGCAACAATCAGTCGCCGAAAGCGTGGTTCATCGTGATCAACTCCCTGATGAAGGAGGCCCAGCGAATATCCAGCCCTCGAGGGATCCCCAGCCAATCACGGTCGGATCATATCGATGATGCTAGCCACCGACTTGAGGTCATCGCGAACGCCGTTCGCTGCTTTCAACTTGCTCTGCCGGGTCATCTCAAGTACAATCACCAGCATCTGACCTTCGATGCGCGGGTTCCCGGTCAGGCCACGTCCTCTCGACAGATGCACAGCTCGATCTACAATATACACATAATGACGCAGCTTGCCCGGTTGATGATCTATCGGTACGACGTCTTCAGGGGCCGCTTCCGAGTCGCCCTTCCGACTCATGAGAGCGAACGCAACAGCCGTGACAACTCCCATACAGCGAAGGAGGACGACCAGTCCAGCGTTAAGGAATATTTCGATGCAGCAGACAGCATTCTTGCTATTATAAATCGCAGCAGCGACGATCACGTTCGGCACATTAACCCGTTCCTCTCGAGCACCATTTGGCTGGCCTCTGCGGTTCAACTTATGCGTAGCCAACTCTGTCGTCCTGGGGCACTAAAGTCCGCCATGAAGTCTCGCTATGAGGTGCTTAATCTGACATACAAAAAGTGTAGCCGGTTCTGGGACATCCATACTGCGGTTCAGCAGAACCTCGAAACGCTGGAGGAGCAGTTGGAAGCTTGCAAACAGGGAAGCCAAACACCAGCACCCTCAGGTAACCCTCACTCTTCGCGACGCCATGAGTCGCGCGTGTCTCCAGGGGTGGCAGCCAGTCGTGGTCAGAATACAGTTACTGGCAATCGGCCTAATTCTGCTACAGCGTTCACACCTACTCAAACCGCAAGCAATACCGAATTTGCAGCCCTCCCCAGCCCTCCACAGAGTCACATAATGCCGCAGGACGAGTTACAGGCAGACAAGGCAGGCGACGCGAACAGCGCCTCGATGCTCGATTTTATGCCGCTGCAGGGAATGGATTCTCAGCCGATGCCCAGCCAGTTCATCTCCGCTACGCTGGTCGACCCGATGTTCCTGTTTGGCACAAATTCACCCTCTCTGGACTTTAATCGATTGTGGGAAATGGAACCTTTTGAGTACGAGACGCCGCAGCTGGATACAGAGTATATGCCCGCAGTATAA
- a CDS encoding uncharacterized protein (COG:C,H;~EggNog:ENOG410PKRV;~InterPro:IPR036188,IPR002938;~PFAM:PF01494;~go_function: GO:0071949 - FAD binding [Evidence IEA]), whose translation MAPSFLTNSHAPDASWPSPNGSDGGIIETEFLIVGAGPAGAALACFLSSYGIKGIMVSAAHGTADTPRAHITNMAALECLRDIGLDSEIEKVACDGQEHMVHTRWCHSMAGEEYARIYSWGNDPARKGDYERASPCSPVDLPQTLLEPILVRHATHQGFTTRFDTALVSFVRDEKHIVATLRDNMSQSEYCIRTKYLFGADGARSQIVKQLNLPLAVKPGQGLAINVLVKADLSHLVTHRKGNLHWVMQPDREHPAFGWMAIVRMVKPWNEWMFILFPTRDYDSAKTPNPSNEEYLHRVRQLIGDDTPAEIINVSKWYINEIVAEKYSDGNVFCLGDAVHRHPPLNGLGSNTCIQDAFNLAWKVAYVHHGIAGPSLLSTYSAERQPVGHSIVTRANQAFRDHQPIWESLGMLEESLEERKRSLGELTAPNASGRERRRTLQKAVSETRHEFLGLGVEMNQRYSGTGIYKADETEPFVFSGLSADDPVLYYEPSTYPGRRLPHVWLNKAIPIKPVSTIDLAGRGAFTLFTGVGGQYWKEAARRVSVKLGVPLHAHSIGFRQDWEDSYFEWERLRGVDESGAVLVRPDRFVAWRAKEVLGSVDSCEEKLSEVVASVLCVD comes from the exons ATGGCCCCTTCGTTTCTTACCAACTCCCATGCACCAGATGCCTCCTGGCCGTCGCCAAATGGCAGTGACGGTGGAATTATAGAAACAGAATTCTTGATCGTCGGTGCAGGACCAGCAGGCGCGGCTTTGGCATGCTTTCTCAGCTCATATG GCATCAAGGGAATCATGGTCAGTGCGGCCCACGGTACTGCCGACACTCCTCGAGCACATATCACCAACATGGCCGCTCTCG AATGTCTCCGTGATATCGGGCTCGACagcgagattgagaaggtcgCCTGCGATGGCCAGGAACACATGGTTCACACGCGATGGTGCCACAGCATGGCAGGCGAGGAGTACGCGCGGATATATTCCTGGGGAAATGATCCCGCCAGGAAG GGAGACTATGAAAGAGCGAGCCCCTGTTCCCCAGTCGATCTCCCCCAGACGCTGCTGGAGCCCATTCTCGTCCGCCACGCAACACACCAGGGCTTCACCACCAGATTCGACACCGCGCTGGTGTCATTCGTTCGCGATGAGAAACACATCGTCGCCACGCTTCGTGATAATATGTCTCAAAGCGAGTATTGCATCAGAACTAAATATTTGTTTGGCGCCGATGGGGCACGTAGTCAGATCGTCAAGCAACTGAACCTGCCTCTGGCCGTGAAGCCAGGGCAGGGCCTCGCAATCAACGTCCTGGTCAAGGCAGATCTCTCACATCTAGTGACACACCGCAAGGGCAATCTCCACTGGGTGATGCAGCCGGACCGCGAGCATCCTGCTTTCGGGTGGATGGCCATCGTCCGCATGGTCAAGCCGTGGAACGAGTGGATGTTCATCCTGTTCCCAACTCGAGACTACGACTCGGCGAAGACTCCTAACCCATCCAACGAGGAGTATCTACATCGAGTCAGGCAGCTTATTGGAGATGACACGCCAGCCGAGATCATCAACGTCTCCAAGTGGTACATCAACGAGATCGTGGCGGAGAAATACTCCGACGGCAACGTCTTCTGTCTTGGAGACGCGGTGCATCGCCATCCGCCGCTCAATGGCCTGGGATCAAACACTTGTATCCAGGATGCGTTCAATTTAGCATGGAAGGTCGCGTACGTTCACCATGGAATTGCCGGGCCGTCGTTGCTCTCAACATACTCCGCAGAGCGGCAGCCCGTGGGCCATAGCATCGTCACTCGCGCCAACCAGGCGTTCAGAGACCACCAACCCATATGGGAGTCGCTCGGCATGCTGGAAGAATCTCTTGAAGAGAGAAAGCGCTCGCTGGGGGAACTCACAGCGCCAAATGCCAGCGGGCGTGAACGTCGTCGTACCCTTCAAAAGGCCGTCTCCGAAACCCGCCATGAGTTCCTTGGTCTAGGAGTTGAGATGAACCAGCGGTACTCGGGTACTGGAATTTACAAAGCAGACGAGACAGAGCCTTTTGTATTCTCTGGTCTATCGGCTGATGATCCGGTTCTGTATTATGAGCCCAGTACCTATCCGGGACGTCGGCTTCCACATGTATGGCTGAACAAGGCTATTCCTATTAAGCCGGTGTCAACGATTGACCTAGCGGGACGCGGTGCATTCACGCTTTTCACCGGTGTTGGTGGGCAATATTGGAAGGAGGCAGCGAGGCGAGTGAGTGTCAAGCTCGGAGTCCCTCTACACGCCCATTCAATAGGCTTCCGGCAGGACTGGGAAGATTCGTACTTTGAATGGGAACGCCTCCGCGGAGTAGACGAGAGCGGCGCAGTATTGGTGCGTCCGGATCGATTTGTGGCTTGGAGAGCAAAAGAGGTGCTGGGTAGTGTTGATTCCTGCGAGGAGAAGTTGTCAGAGGTCGTGGCATCAGTCTTGTGTGTTGATTGA
- a CDS encoding VOC family protein (COG:S;~EggNog:ENOG410PKJ6;~InterPro:IPR004360,IPR037523,IPR029068;~PFAM:PF00903): MASEYKRIRLVRLAHVYYTHRDLAAASQFLADFGFQEHTQVVSETGERTIFYHGTDTKQPFVYCAREGPEDAFGGAAFVVESREDLEYAAKILPGATGIVDMDLDERSVPGGGLCVTFTDPIDGFPFHLVWGQRGLEVAGDQGGALPVLKYNTPTEKHRAGNSTQRFKPGPAPVHKLGHFGMCVTDFARAYEFYTTRFNFKPSDLIHDPEGTDITAFLHLDRGRELVDHHCFFLFEGPKWHVHHSSFETHDFDTQLLGHHWLRDKGYRNCWGVGRHIMGSQIFDYWFDPSQFIVEHYVDGDLVDETYPIHRSLASPNSLHIWGPDLPDGFLE, from the exons ATGGCTTCAGAATACAAACGCATCCGTCTTGTCCGCCTCGCTCACGTCTACTATACACACCGAGACCTCGCGGCAGCCTCTCAATTTCTTGCAGACTTCGGCTTCCAAGAGCACACACAGGTAGTGTCAGAGACCGGAGAAAGAACGATCTTTTATCATGGCACAGATACCAAACAGCCATTCGTGTATTGTGCACGTGAAGGCCCTGAAGACGCCTTTGGTGGCGCCGCCTTCGTGGTTGAGTCGCGCGAGGACCTAGAGTACGCCGCTAAGATCCTGCCTGGGGCAACTGGGATTGTTGATATGGATCTGGACGAGCGCAGTGTCCCCGGGGGTGGCCTTTGCGTTACCTTTACGGACCCGATTGACGGGTTTCCCTTTCACCTGGTTTGGGGGCAGAGAGGGCTAGAGGTGGCGGGGGATCAGGGGGGTGCGTTGCCAGTCCTGAAGTATAACACG CCTACGGAGAAGCATCGAGCGGGTAACAGCACTCAGAGATTCAAGCCAG GCCCAGCTCCGGTGCACAAGCTTGGGCACTTTGGTATGTGCGTGACGGACTTTGCGCGCGCCTACGAGTTCTACACGACCCGGTTTAACTTCAAGCCTAGCGAC CTCATCCATGACCCAGAAGGCACAGACATAACTGCCTTCCTGCACCTCGACCGTGGCCGCGAGCTCGTCGACCACCactgcttctttctcttcgaggGCCCCAAGTGGCATGTGCATCACTCATCGTTCGAAACGCATGATTTTGATACACAGTTGCTAGGCCACCACTGGTTGAGGGATAAGGGCTACAGGAACTGCTGGGGGGTCGGGAGGCATATTATGGGAAGTCAGATTTTCGATTACTG GTTCGATCCGTCCCAGTTCATTGTCGAACACTACGTTGATGGGGACTTGGTGGATGAGACCTATCCGATTCATCGCAGCCTCGCTTCACCAAACAGCTTGCATATTTGGG GACCTGATCTTCCCGATGGATTCCTGGAGTAA